The Brachyhypopomus gauderio isolate BG-103 chromosome 12, BGAUD_0.2, whole genome shotgun sequence genome window below encodes:
- the LOC143528311 gene encoding uncharacterized protein LOC143528311, translating into MGLVQDSMGLVQDSMDRVQDSMDRVQDSMDRVQDIMDRFQDSMDRFQDSMDRFQDSMGLVQDSMDRFQDSMDRFQDSMGLVQDSMDRFQDSMDRFQDIMDRFQDSMGLVQDSMEQVQDSMGLVQYSSSTG; encoded by the coding sequence ATGGGCCTGGTACAGGACAGCATGGGCCTGGTACAGGACAGCATGGACCGGGTTCAGGACAGCATGGACCGGGTTCAGGACAGCATGGACCGGGTTCAGGACATCATGGACCGGTTTCAGGACAGCATGGACCGGTTTCAGGACAGCATGGACCGGTTTCAGGACAGCATGGGCCTGGTACAGGACAGCATGGACCGGTTTCAGGACAGCATGGACCGGTTTCAGGACAGCATGGGCCTGGTACAGGACAGCATGGACCGGTTTCAGGACAGCATGGACCGGTTTCAGGACATCATGGACCGGTTTCAGGACAGCATGGGCCTGGTACAGGACAGCATGGAGCAGGTACAGGACAGCATGGGCCTGGTACAGTACAGCAGCAGTACTGGTTAA